The stretch of DNA CAGGTCGATCCGGAAGTGCGGGCCCAGGTCGAGGCGGAGGATTTGCCGTTCGGTGAGGCCGTCAGACTCGGCGCGATGACCGAACCGCCACGCGGAATCCCGGAGATGCCGCCGTTGCTCGACGCGATCGAGAAACTCGGCATCGACGTGTTCGCGATCGTCGAGCAGGACATGTACCCGTGCGACCCCGACCAGCCGCTGCCGATCGCTGCACGCACCCGCAGTTACCTCGGGTCGTGCGGCGTCCCGTCGGTGAAGTTCTAGGAGTTCGAATGACCATGTCAGATTTGCGTATTGCCGTGCTTGGTGTCGGCGTGATGGGTGCCGACCACGTCACCCGCATCACGAGCCGAATCAGCGGCGCCCGGGTCGCGGTCATCAACGACTACCTGCCGGAGAAGGCCGCGGAAGTCGCGGCTTCCGTTCCCGGCTCGAGGGTGGCCACCGACCCGTTCGACGCGATCAACGCCGACGACGTGGACGCCGTGCTGCTCGCGACGCCGGGGCCCACGCACGAGAAGCAACTGCTGGCCTGCCTCGAACAGGGCAAGCCGGTGCTGTGCGAGAAACCGTTGACCACCGACTCGGCTTCATCGCTGGAGGTGGTGCGCCGCGAGGCTGCAATGGGCACGCCGCTGATTCAAGTGGGTTTCATGCGCCGCTTCGATCCCGAATATCAGCACCTGAAGATCCTGATCGACGGCGGTGAACTCGGCCAGCCGTTGGTGATGCACTGTGTTCACCGAAACCCCACGGTGCCACCGAGTTTCGACTCCGCGATGGTCGTGCGGGACTCCCTGGTGCATGAGGTCGACGTGACGCGGTTCCTGCTTGGCGAGGAGATCGCGTCGGTGCAGATCATCAAACCGATGCCGAATCGCGGTGCGCCGCGCGGACTGCAGGACCCGCAGATCGCGATCTTCCGGACAGTCAGCGGCAGGCACGTCGACGTCGAGGTGTTCGTCACCACGGGCGTCGCCTACGAGGTACGCACCGAGGTCGTCGGCGAACTCGGCAGCGCCACCATCGGTTTGGACGTCGGGCTGGTGCGTAAGTCGGCCCCGGGACTCTGGGGCGGACGCATCACGCCGGGCTTCAGGGAGAGGTTCGGGACTGCCTATGACATCGAGGTGCAGCGCTGGGTCGACGCCGTGCGGTCCGGTGTCAACGTCGATGGGCCGACGGCGTGGGACGGTTACGCCGCGGCCGCCGTCTGCGAGGCCGGTGTCCGCTCGCTGCAGACCGGCGAAGCCGTCGACGTCGAGCTTGCTCAACGAGTGAGCATCTGATGAAGGTCGCGCTGGATCCCACTCCGTTGCACCACGATGTCGAGCTGCTCGAATTCCCGCGCGTGGTGGCGGAATTGGGCTACGAGTACCTGCAGCTGACCCCGCACCGGGATTTCATCCCGTTCTTCAATCATCCGCGCGCCGACGACGAACTGGTCGCCCGGTTCCGTAGGGCGTGTGCTGATGCGGGCGTCGGCATTGCCTCGGTGTTGCCGGTGCTGCGCTGGTCTGGTCCCGACGAGGATGCCCGCGAAGCCGCGGTGCGCAACTGGAAGCGCGTCATCCAGATCACCGTCGACCTCGGCGTCAACGTGATCAACACCGAGTTCTCCGGGCGGCCGGAGCGGGCCGAGGAGTCCGAGCGGGCGTTCTTCCGTTCGATGGAGGAGCTGCTGCCGATCTTCGAGCGTGAGGGCATCGACGTCCGAATCGACCCGCACCCAGACGATTTCGTTGAGGACGGGCTCGAGGCGTTGCGCATCATCCGTGGGCTGAACTCGCCGAACGTCGGTTTCGTTTTCGTCGCCTGCCACGCTTTCCACATGGGCGGCAACATGACGGAGATCATTCGTATGGCGGGCGATAGGCTGCGTCTGGTGCATGTCGCGGACACGATGGACCACCGTCGCAGTCACGGCCTTCGCTACATCACCAACCCGCCCGGCAACCCGGCACGAGTGCACCAACACCTCAAGATCGGCGACGGCGACGTCGACTGGGACGAGTTCTTCGGCGGCCTGGCCGAGATCGATTTCTACGAGCGCCCCGACACCGTCATGGTGTCATCGGTTTTCGCCGAGAACGAGAACGCGCACGAGGTGTCGCGCTACCAACTCGCCACCATGTCCGACTACGTATCCAAATACCGCAAATAGGAACACACCATGACACAGACAATCCCCCACTGGATCAACAACAAGCCCTATGCGGGCGATGCAGACAACAGCCTGCCGGTGACGAATCCGGCGACCGGCGCGGTGACCGGTCAGGTGGCGTTGGCCACCGTTGAGGATGCGCGCACCGTGATTGATGCGGCCGCCGCGGCGTTTCCGGCGTGGCGCGACACCTCGCTGGCCAAGCGCACTCAGGTGCTGTTCAAATTCAGGGAGCTGCTCAACGAGCGCAAGGGTGAACTGGCCGAGATCATCACCAGCGAGCACGGCAAGGTCGTCTCCGATGCCTTGGGTGAGGTGTCGCGTGGCCAGGAGGTCGTCGAATTCGCCTGCGGTATCCCGCATCTACTCAAGGGCGGGTTCACCGAGAACGCCTCGACCAAAGTCGACGTCTACTCCATCCGCCAACCCTTGGGTCCGGTCGGCATCATCAGCCCGTTCAACTTCCCGGCGATGGTGCCGATGTGGTTCTTCCCCATCGCCATCGCCGCCGGCAACACCGTCGTCCTGAAGCCGTCGGAGAAGGATCCCTCGGCGTCGCTGTGGCTGGCCAACCTGTGGGCCGAAGCCGGCCTGCCCCCAGGGGTATTCAACGTTTTACAAGGCGATAAGACCGCCGTCGACGAACTGCTGACCAACCCCAAGATCAAATCCGTGTCGTTCGTCGGCTCCACCCCGATCGCCCAGTACGTCTACCAAACCGGGACCGCGGCCGGAAAGCGCGTCCAGGCATTGGGCGGGGCCAAGAATCACGCGGTGATCCTGCCCGACGCCGATCTGGATCTGGCCGCCGACGCGATGGTCAACGCCGGCTTCGGCTCGGCAGGGGAACGCTGCATGGCGATCTCCGCGTGTGTGGCGGTCGGGCCGATCGCCGACGATCTGGTCGCCAAGATCGCCGAGCGTGCCCACAGCATCAAGACCGGCGACGGCACCGGAGACGCCGACATGGGCCCGCTGGTCACCCGCGCGCACCGCGACAAGGTCGCCTCCTACATCGACGCCGGGGAGGCCGACGGCGCCAAGATCGTCGTCGACGGCCGCGGCGTCACCGCCGATGGTGGTGCCGACGGGTTCTGGCTGGGCCCCACCTTGATCGACCACGTCACCCCCGAGATGAGCGTCTACACCGACGAAATCTTCGGACCCGTGCTCTCGGTGCTGCGCGTGGAAACCTACGACGAAGCCCTCGATCTCGTGAATTCGAACCCGTACGGCAACGGCACCGCGATCTTCACCAACGACGGCGGGGCCGCCCGACGCTTCCAGAACGAGGTCGAGGTCGGCATGGTCGGCATCAATGTGCCGATCCCGGTGCCGATGGCCTACTACAGCTTCGGCGGCTGGAAGGCCTCACTGTTCGGCGACACCCACGCCCACGGCACCGAAGGCGTCAACTTCTTCACCCGCGGCAAAGCCATCACCAGCCGCTGGCTCGACCCCAGCCACGGCGGCATCGAACTCGGCTTCCCCCAAAACAAGTAGCCCCAACTACCGCGAGCGACCGTGTCTGCACGTCGACACGCCGCGTGATGACGTGCAAAAGCGGTCGCTCGCGGGAGGATCGACGTGACTGAACCCCTACACGTGGCGACGGCGCGACATGATCGCCGGCCAGCTTAGAAAGGATCGCCGAGTGTGGGGTATGCGGGTCTACCAGTGCCCGCGCTGACGGGCACCACCCCACACTCGGCGACGTCTGCTCAGAGGATGTAGAGCATCTCCTGATAGGTCGGCAGTGGCCACAGATCGTCGGCCACAACGCTTTCCAGCGCGTCGGCCGCGGCACGGACCGCATCCATTGCCGGCAGCAACGCGTCGCGCGCGTGCAACGCTTCGTCGTAGGCGCTATCGGCGGAGTGTTCCGTGAGCGCCTTCTTCAGATCCGTCAGCGAATTGGTCAATTCGGCGATTGGCTCGGAGACCGACTCCAGCAGTGCGAGGCTCGGCGTGACGGCCGCCTTCTTCAACGCTGCGACGTTCTGCGCCAGCTCCGTCTGGTAGCGCATCGCCGCGGGAAGTATGACCGTCGAGCCGATCTCGAACGTCAGCTTGGCTTCCACTGCAATCGTCAGCACGTACTGCTCCAGCCGAACCTCGTAGCGACTGTGCAGTTCTCGCTCGTTGAACACACCGTACTTGTCGAACAGCTCGACGGATTCGGGTGCAATCAACGACGGCAGCGCGTCCGGCGTGGTCTTGAAGTTCGGCAGGCCGCGCTCGGCCGCCTCGATCTGCCAGTTCTCCGAGTAGCCGTCGCCGTTGAACACGACCGCCCCGTGCTCGGTGATGATGTCGGTGAGCAGCTTCTGCACCGACTTGTCGAAGTCCTCACCGTCCTCGACCGCCTTCTCCAAAATTGTTGCGATGTAGTCGAACGAGTCGGCCATGATCGTGTTGAGGATGATCATCGGCACCGCAACGGTCTGGCCAGATCCCGGCGCGCGGAACTCGAACCTGTTGCCGGTGAACGCGAATGGGCTGGTGCGGTTGCGGTCACCCGGGTCGGTCGGCAGCGGCGGCAGGGTATCGACGCCGATGATCATCGTGCCCTTGCCCTTGGACGACGTGGCCGCGCCCTTGGCGATCTGCTCGAACACGTCGGCCAGCTGGTCGCCGAGGAAGATCGAAATGATCGCGGGCGGGGCCTCGTTGGCGCCGAGCCGGTGGTCGTTGGTGGCCGATGCCACCGAGATGCGAAGCAGCGGTGCGTATTTGTGCACACCCCGGATGACCGCCGCACAGAACACCAGGAATTGAGCATTCTCATGTGGGGTGTCCCCCGGCACCAGCAGGCTGCCGAGTTCCGCGTTCCCTACCGAGAAGTTGACGTGCTTGCCAGATCCATTGACACCCGCGAACGGCTTCTCGTGGAACAGACACTCCATGCCGTGCTTCTTGGCGATGGTCTTGAACGTCGTCATCAGTAGTTGCTGATGGTCGGAGGCGAGGTTGGCCCGCTCGAACATCGGCGCCACCTCGAACTGGCCGGGTGCCACCTCGTTGTGCCGAGTCTTGGCGGGAATGCCGAGCTTGAACAGCTCCCGCTCGGTGTCCATCATGAAGCCCAGCACCCGCTCGGGCACCGCACCGAAGTAGTGGTCGTCGAACTCCTGGCCTTTAGGTGGCTTTGCGCCGAACAGGGTGCGGCCGGCGTTGATGAGATCCGGCCGCGCGAGGAAGAAGTGCCGGTCGACAAGGAAGTACTCCTGTTCCGGACCGCAGAACGACACCACCTTCTCGAGTTTCTCGTGTCCGAATAGCTTCAGGATGCGCTCGGCGTGCATACCCATTGCCTGCTGGCTACGCAGCAGCGGAGTCTTGTAATCGAGAGCGTCTCCGGTCATCGACACGAACACCGTTGGGATGCATAGTGTGTTGCCGTTCGGGTTCTCCAAGATGTACGCCGGGCTGGTGACATCCCAGCCGGTGTAGCCGCGTGCCTCGAATGTGCTGCGCAAGCCGCCCGACGGGAAACTCGACGCGTCTGGCTCTCCCTGGATCAGAGTTTTGCCGGCGAACTCGGCCAATGTTTGGCCGTCGGACACCGGCTCCAGGAAGCTGTCATGCTTTTCGGCGGTCAGGCCGGTCATCGGATAGAACACGTGGGCGTAATGGGTGGCGCCGCGCTCCAGTGCCCAGTCCTTCATCGCGGCGGCCACCGCGTCAGCGACTGCCGGGTCGAGTTTCGCGCCCTTCTCGATGGTCGCGACCACGGATTTGAAGACCGACTTGGGCAGGCGCAGCTGCATCTCAGCCTTGGTGAAGACATTCGACCCGAAGATCTCGCCCGGCGCCTCGCCCGGGTCGAAGCTGATCGCAGGAGGGACATACGCCTCGACACTGTTGATCGCCTGCAGGCGTACCGCATTTCCGCTCAATTGAATTCCTATCACCCCAGATGCTCGCATCTGATTTGCTCGACGTTGACCGGCCAACCCTAGGGACCGTCGATGGCAAACTTGTTACGCCGACGTCAACACCACAATGCGGGCAGAAGCAGCGGCGAGCGTGCGCGAAATGTCCGCAAATGTCGGCGTGTCGACGTACAGACCCGCACGCTCGCGGAGAATGTGACAAATGCGACGGCTGAGGGCAGGGATGGTCGGCGGCGGGCCGGGCGCGATGATCGGCGCCGCGCACCGCCACGCCGTGTGGCTGGACAACCAATACGACCTTGCCGCAGGCATTTTCGGGCGCGACGCAGCAGCGTCGGCTGAGTTTGCCGCTACCCTCGGCGTCGAGCGCGTGTACGACGACTACCGCGACATGGCGCGCGATGAAGCCGGGCGCCTGGACGTCGTCGCGGTGGTAACCCCGAACGACAGCCACTTCGACATCGCCAGGGCTTTCCTCGAGGCGGGCATCGCGGTGGTGTGCGAGAAGCCGCTGACCAATGACTCCGCGTCCGCGGCCGAGCTTGTCGCGATCGCGAAAGCCAACAACGTGATTCTCGCTGTGCCCCATATCTATTCGGCCTACCCGATGGTCCGGCACGCCGCGCGGATGGTGCGCAACGGCGACCTCGGCCGCATTCGCTTCGTCGCCGCAGAACACGCATCGGGCTGGGCATCGGCGGACGTCCAGCAGTGGCGGATGGATGCCGAACGGGGCGGCGTCGCCACCGCTGTCGCCGACGTCGGCACCCACGCGTTTCACTTGCTGCGCTACGTCACCGGACTCGAGGCCACGCGCGTCTCGGCCGAACTCAGCACACTGGTGCCGAACAGGCCGGTGTTCGACAACGCGACGATGCGGCTGACGCTGTCCAACGGCGCGCCGGCAACCGTGTGGGCGACGATGGCGGCCACCGGTCACGAGCATGGCCTGCGGATCCGGGTGTTCGGCGACGAGGCGAGCCTGGAGTGGCGCCACGAAGATCCGCAGCACTTGATCGTCCGCGATCTAGAGGGCGGCGCGACGATCCTGGCGCACGGCATGAGCACGCTGTCCCCCGACGCCACCCGCCTCACCCGCGTCGGCCTCGGCCATCCAGAGGGTTTTCTGGAAGCGTTCGCCAACTTCTACCTCGACCTGGCGGACCTGTTGCGAGGACACGACGCACCCGAGTTGTCCATCCCCACCGGCGTCGACGGTCTGATCGGCATCCAACTCGTCGAAGCCGCCATCGCCTCTCACCAACACGACGCGACCTGGGTGAATTTCCCGGAAAGTCCGTGACACGGGCTAAGGGCCGACCGGCGTCACAGCGCTTTCTGAACGTCCTACGCTGGTTTCATGCGGTTGGGTAAACGACGCGACATCACCCATGACTTCGACGCCGACTACGACGAGCATGCGGTGGTAGTGACCGGTCCGGAGCATGAGGCGGCGGGCGTCAAGGCCGTCATGGTGTCGCTGCAGCGCGGACTGAAATCGATGGGCGCGGCGCGGACCGCTGCGGCGCTGGCCCGGCTGAACCAGCGGCATGGCTTCGACTGCCCCGGCTGCGCATGGCCGGAGGAACACGGTGGCCGCAAATTCGCGGAGTTCTGCGAAAACGGCGCCAAGGCCGTGGCCGAGGAGGCCACCAAACGCGTCGTCGCCCCTGAGTTCTTCGCCAGACACTCGATCGCCGATCTTGACGCCCGACCCGAATATTGGTTGTCACAGCAGGGCCGCCTGACTCATCCCATGGTGCTGCGGCCCGGCGACGACCACTACCGCCCTATCGAATGGGACGAGGCGTACCGGTTGATCGCCGACGAACTTCGCGCGCTGGCCCATCCGGACGAGGCGGTGTTCTACACATCGGGCCGCACCAGTAACGAAGCGGCCTTCCTGTACCAGTTGTTGGTCCGCAGTTTCGGCACGAACAACCTGCCCGACTGCAGCAACATGTGCCACGAGTCGTCCGGGCACGCACTGATCGAGGCCATCGGGATCGGCAAGGGCTCGGTCACCGTCGACGATGTCACCAAGGCCGACCTGATCGTGATCTGCGGACAGAATCCCGGCACCAACCATCCGCGGATGCTGTCGACCTTGGAGAAGGCCAAGGAGAACGGCGCGAAGGTCATCGCCGTCAACCCGTTGCCAGAAGCGGGGCTGATCAGGTTCAAGGATCCGCAGAAGGTGCACGGTGTGGTCGGCAACGGAATCCCGATCGCCGACGAGTTCGTGCAGATCCGCATCGGCGGAGACATGGCGTTGTTCGCAGGTATCGGCCGGTTGATGCTGGAGGCCGAGGACAAGGCGCCTGGCAGCGTGCTCGACCGCGACTTCATCGACAAGTACTGCGCGAACTTCGACGAGTACGAGATGCAGACCCGCGCTGTGGACATCGACACGGTGTTGGAGGCCACCGGCGTCGATCGGGCTCAGCTGGACCGCGTCGCCGCGATGATGATGGCCTCCGAACGCACAGTCGCGTGTTGGGCAATGGGGCTGACGCAGCACCGGCACGCGGTGCCGATGATCTCGGAAGTCACGAACGTCTTGTTGATGCGCGGCATGATCGGCAAGCCCGGTGCGGGACTGTGTCCGGTTCGCGGCCACTCCAACGTTCAGGGCGATCGCACGATGGGCATCTGGGAGAAGATGCCCGAGGAGTTCCTTGCCGCTCTTGACGACCGGTTCGGCATCGTCAGTCCGCGTGAGCACGGCCTTGACACCGTCGGCGCGATCCGCGCGATGCGCGACGGGCACGCGAAGGTGTTCATGGGTATGGGCGGCAACTTCGCGATGGCCACGCCGGACACCGCGGTCACCGAGGCGGCGTTGCGCAATTGCGCACTGACCGTGCAGGTGTCGACGAAGCTGAACCGCAGCCACATCGTGCATGGCCGCACCGCGCTGATTCTGCCATCGCTGGGCCGCACCGACCGAGATATCCAGAACGGCACCAAACAACAAGTGTCGGTGGAGGATTCGATGTCGATGGTGCACCTGTCGCGCGGCAGCCTGCACCCGCCAAGCGATCAGGTGCACAGCGAGGTGGCCATTGTCTGCCAACTGGCTCGCGAACTGCTCGGGCCGGATCACCCGGTGCCGTGGGAGCAGTTCGCAGGCGATTACGACACCATCCGCGACGCCATCGCGGTCGTCGTGCCAGGCTGCGAGGATTACAACCGCAAGGTACGCCAGCCCGACGGCTTCCAGCTGCCCCACGGCCCGCGTGATTCACGCGAGTTTCCAACCAGCACAGGCAAAGCCAACTTCGCAGCCAACCCGCTGCAGTGGGTGCCCGTGCCCGAAGGGCGGCTGGTGTTGCAGACCCTGCGCAGCCACGATCAGTACAACACCACCATTTACGGTCTCGATGACCGTTACCGCGGCGTCAAGGGTGGTCGTCGCGTGGTATTCGTCAATCCCGCCGACATAACGAGATTCGGGCTCGCCGAGGGTGAACGTGTCGACCTGGTCTCGGAGTTCACCGATGGCGAGGACAACCTGCAGGAGCGGCGCGCCAAGGACTTCAAGGTCGTGTCCTACTCGACGCCGGTCGGCAACGCCGCGGCGTATTACCCGGAGACCAATGCCTTGGTGGCGCTGGATCATGTTGCAGAGAAGTCGAATACCCCGGTGTCCAAGGCGGTCGTGATTCGGCTCGAGCGCTCGGCCGGCGTGAAGTCTGACGATCGGGTGGTCACTTAGTGGGACGGGTGACGGCCCGGCGCCGGGTTCAGCACGTGACCGCCGACAGCGCGGTCGCGCGACCCGACACGCTGGTCGTCGAGGAGCCTCTGGAGATCCGCGTCAACGGCACACCGATCACCGTCACGATGCGCACACCCGGATCGGATATCGAACTGGCGCAAGGCTTTCTGCTCACCGAGGGGGTGATCGCCAACCGCGACGACGTGTTGACCGTGCGGTACTGCAAGGGCGCCACCGACGAAGGCGTCAACACCTACAACGTGCTCGATGTGACACTGGCGCCCGGCGTCGAGATGCCCGACGTTGATGTCACCCGCAATTTCTACACCACGTCCTCGTGCGGAGTGTGCGGCAAGGCGTCGCTGGATGCCGTGCGGCTCATCAGCAGGCACTGCCCCGGTGACGACCCGTCGACGGTGGCCACCGAAACGCTCTCAGCCATGCCGGACAAGCTGCGAGCCGCGCAGAAGGTGTTCGCCAGCACCGGCGGCCTGCACGGTGCCGCCCTGTTCGACACCGACGGCACCATGTTGGCCGTGCGCGAAGACATCGGCAGGCACAACGCCGTCGACAAGGTCATCGGCTGGGCGCTGGAGGCCGACCGCATCCCGCTGGCCGCGACCGTGCTACTGGTCAGCGGGCGCGCATCGTTCGAACTCACTCAAAAGGCCGTGATGGCAGGCATTCCCGTTTTGGCCGCGGTGTCTGCGCCGTCATCGCTGGCGGTGGACCTGGCCAGCCAGTCCGGGCTGACGCTGGTGGCGTTCCTGCGGGGCGAATCGATGAACGTCTACACCCGGCCAGACCGCGTCAAACACTGACCGCGGCTACGCGGCCAGAGCCAGCGACGAAACCTCGCAGGTTTGGGTAACAAAGTCGTCGATGAGATCCGCCACGATTTCAGATTGCTGCATCTGCGGGTCGTGCCCCGCCCCTGCGATGATGTCCAGTCGACTGCCCGGCAGCGCGTGGTGTGCTGCGTGCGCGTGGGCCACCGGGATGATCCGGTCGTTCTCGCCACCGATGATCTGGGTCGGCAGATCCGCGAAAGCGTGCAAGCATGACAGCGCCGAGGCCGCCTGGCCGCGCAGGTTGACCACGGATCGCAGGGTTCGCAGGAAAACCCGCCGGTCATCTCGATTCGGAACCGACTCGCGAACGGTTGCGGCCTCCCCGGTCCAAATCGCACGGCCGGCGGCGATGAGCGGCAAAACGAACCCTGCGCCGGGCACTGAGCACATCCGCAGCAGAGCGCTGACCTCGGAGCCGAAGCCGCCACTGTTGAGCAGGACCAGTCGCCTGCAGTAGCTCCGGTGCTGTGCGGCGAACGTCATCGCCACCCCACCGCCGAGCGAGTGGCCAACCACCGTCACCGTGTCGATCCCGAGGGCATCCAGCAGGTCACGAAGAAGGCGGGCAAACACGGCAGGTGAATATTCACCGCGCGGCTTGTCCGATCGACCATGGCCCAAGAGATCAATTGCGATGACGCGATACTTGCTCGAAAGTTTCGGCATCACCTCCGCCCAGCTGGACGAGCTACCGCTCAGGCCGTGCACCAGCAGCAATACCTCGCCTGCTCCGGCGTCGCGATATGCCACCCGGTGGCCATTGAGGTTGATGATCTCCGGGGATGCGACGGCAGCCGTCACAGACGGGCGGGATCGCCGAACCTCATGGCGATCGAAGCCGACGCCTGTGACGGCGACCATTTACGCCACGACCTCTTGCTGCTTCGTGACTGCGGAATCGATGAACTCGGCGATGTGCGCCAGGGTCGGGTAGTCGAAGATCAACGTCGGATCGACGTCGATGTCGAAGTGTGCCTCGATGTCACCGACGAGGCTGATCGCATGTACCGAATCGACGCCCATTTCGGCGAGCGGAACCATCGGGTCGATCGAAGTCGCGGGGAGTTCCAGGTACGACGCGAGCTGGGTCGTCAGCCAACCCAGGATCAGGCGGTCGGGTCCTCGCAGCCGACGTTGGGCGATAGCGAAGCGGGAGATGTTGTCCGAAGTCATGCATGAAATGGTCTTTGATCAGGCATTGGTCCCGTAATCGCCGGAAAGCCAGATTCCGCTCCCGAATGGATAGGTTTCTCTGGCTGCCAAGCAAGTGCGGTGTCGCGGGCAAGCTCCAGGAAATCTCCACACAACCTCCAAGCTTGGACGGCGGCTGAGTTCGACCATCGATCCCATGCCTGAAGTCCTCATCGCCTCGCTGTCCCCGCCCCGGCGAGGACGTCATCGTGGTCGCCACCACCGGCGGACGTGACCTGTTGCAGCTCACCGCGGCACTACCAATGAATGCCTATGTCGCCGAATACATTCCGCACGAAGTGCTGCTACCGAAGGTCGACGTGACCCTCACCAACGGTGGCTACGGCGCGGTGCAGCGGACGTTGTCGATGGGTGAGCCACTGGTTGTCGCGGGCGCCCACCCGCGAGGTAAACCCGAAAGACGCCGCTGACCGCCCGCGGATTGGCCGCAGAAGTCTTTGCCAAGTCCACGACTCGATTCACGCCATCGACTGCCCGACAGGTTTATCCTGTTCAGCACAAGCTTTGCTGGATCGGGCATGGTCCAACGGGGTGGACTTCGTGCCGGGACAGCTGATTCCCCGGGGGGAAGCGGTGTGAAGTGGCTGACACCAACGGTGACATAGCCCGAGAACTCGGGTCCGAAGGACTTGTCGGTCGGCTGCGGTCGATGTTCGAAACATACAGTGACACACGCAAGTTCGTGTTCCTCCAGGAGTCTGGCCGCGCCCTTGTCGAGGATGCGACGACCCTGCGCGACTTGGACCGCCGCGCGCGCGAGATCGCCGTGTGGCTGGCCGCGCAAGGAGCGACCCGGCCGGTGCTGTTGCTGTACGAACCCGGTCTCGAGTTCTGGCGGACCTTCCTCGGCTGTCTGTACGCCGGGGTCATCGCGGTGCCCACGCCGTTGCCGGTCGATGAACGCAGCATGCAGCGTGTCGCCAGAATTCTGCACAACGCCGGGGCAGCCCTGGCCTTGACCAGCGCGAGCCTCCGCGACCTGCTGGCCGGCGGCATCGGCGCACTCGACTTGGACCAGCCGATCACATGTGTGGCCACCGACGAGGCAGCGCTGGCCGATGCCGACGAGTGGAGCATGCCGGCGCTCACCGCAGATACTGTCGCGTTTCTTCAGTACACGTCTGGCTCGACGGGCGACCCCAAAGGCGTCGCCGTCACCCACGGCAATCTCGTGAGCAACTTGACCGCCATCTCCGAAGCCCTCGGCCTCGATGAGGGGATGACCCTCGTCGGCTGGATTCCGCACTTCCACGACATGGGCCTGATCAGCGTGCTCACTGCCTTTCTCGTCGGCGGAAACGTCACAGGGATGTCGCCTCTTGCCTTCCTCAAACGGCCGATCCGACTGCTCAAAGCGATCAGCGACTATCGCGGAACCATTTGTGCTGCACCCAATTTCACTTATGACCTGATCGCGCGGCGGATAACGTCCGAGCAGTTGGCCGGCGTGGACCTTTCCACGTGGCAAATCGCGCTGAATGGTGCTGAGCCCGTGCGCCGCCGCACCATGGAACGGGTCATCCAAACCCTCCGACCCGCCGGATTCGCCCCGACGGCGATGCGCCCCACCTACGGCATGGCCGAGGTGACACTGATGGCGACCGTCAGCGGCGACACCCAGCATTACCTCGACGCCGACGCCGACTCGCTGGAGCAGAATCGCTACGCACCCGCCAACGGCCGAGCGGTCAGCCTCGTGAGCTCCGGTGCGCCCGCACCGGGCATCGAGGTCCGCATCGTCGACCGCGAATCCTGCGACCCGCTGCCCCAGGACTGTGTCGGTGAGATCTGGCTGCGCGGCCCGAGTGTGGCCAGCGGCTACTACAACCGCCCCGACGAGACCGTCGACCGCTTCCAGGCGCACACCGCCGACGGCGAAGGCCCCTACCTGCGCACCGGAGACCTCGGACTGCTTCACGAGGGCGAGCTCTACGTCACCGGTCGCTGCAAGGACCTGCTGATCGTCAACGGGCGCAACCTCTACCCCCAAGACATCGAAGAGTTCGTCCAGGAGGTGCACCCCGCCGTCGCCGGTTCGC from Mycobacterium sp. JS623 encodes:
- a CDS encoding Gfo/Idh/MocA family protein codes for the protein MRRLRAGMVGGGPGAMIGAAHRHAVWLDNQYDLAAGIFGRDAAASAEFAATLGVERVYDDYRDMARDEAGRLDVVAVVTPNDSHFDIARAFLEAGIAVVCEKPLTNDSASAAELVAIAKANNVILAVPHIYSAYPMVRHAARMVRNGDLGRIRFVAAEHASGWASADVQQWRMDAERGGVATAVADVGTHAFHLLRYVTGLEATRVSAELSTLVPNRPVFDNATMRLTLSNGAPATVWATMAATGHEHGLRIRVFGDEASLEWRHEDPQHLIVRDLEGGATILAHGMSTLSPDATRLTRVGLGHPEGFLEAFANFYLDLADLLRGHDAPELSIPTGVDGLIGIQLVEAAIASHQHDATWVNFPESP
- a CDS encoding FdhF/YdeP family oxidoreductase encodes the protein MRLGKRRDITHDFDADYDEHAVVVTGPEHEAAGVKAVMVSLQRGLKSMGAARTAAALARLNQRHGFDCPGCAWPEEHGGRKFAEFCENGAKAVAEEATKRVVAPEFFARHSIADLDARPEYWLSQQGRLTHPMVLRPGDDHYRPIEWDEAYRLIADELRALAHPDEAVFYTSGRTSNEAAFLYQLLVRSFGTNNLPDCSNMCHESSGHALIEAIGIGKGSVTVDDVTKADLIVICGQNPGTNHPRMLSTLEKAKENGAKVIAVNPLPEAGLIRFKDPQKVHGVVGNGIPIADEFVQIRIGGDMALFAGIGRLMLEAEDKAPGSVLDRDFIDKYCANFDEYEMQTRAVDIDTVLEATGVDRAQLDRVAAMMMASERTVACWAMGLTQHRHAVPMISEVTNVLLMRGMIGKPGAGLCPVRGHSNVQGDRTMGIWEKMPEEFLAALDDRFGIVSPREHGLDTVGAIRAMRDGHAKVFMGMGGNFAMATPDTAVTEAALRNCALTVQVSTKLNRSHIVHGRTALILPSLGRTDRDIQNGTKQQVSVEDSMSMVHLSRGSLHPPSDQVHSEVAIVCQLARELLGPDHPVPWEQFAGDYDTIRDAIAVVVPGCEDYNRKVRQPDGFQLPHGPRDSREFPTSTGKANFAANPLQWVPVPEGRLVLQTLRSHDQYNTTIYGLDDRYRGVKGGRRVVFVNPADITRFGLAEGERVDLVSEFTDGEDNLQERRAKDFKVVSYSTPVGNAAAYYPETNALVALDHVAEKSNTPVSKAVVIRLERSAGVKSDDRVVT
- the fdhD gene encoding formate dehydrogenase accessory sulfurtransferase FdhD; the encoded protein is MGRVTARRRVQHVTADSAVARPDTLVVEEPLEIRVNGTPITVTMRTPGSDIELAQGFLLTEGVIANRDDVLTVRYCKGATDEGVNTYNVLDVTLAPGVEMPDVDVTRNFYTTSSCGVCGKASLDAVRLISRHCPGDDPSTVATETLSAMPDKLRAAQKVFASTGGLHGAALFDTDGTMLAVREDIGRHNAVDKVIGWALEADRIPLAATVLLVSGRASFELTQKAVMAGIPVLAAVSAPSSLAVDLASQSGLTLVAFLRGESMNVYTRPDRVKH
- a CDS encoding alpha/beta fold hydrolase; translated protein: MVAVTGVGFDRHEVRRSRPSVTAAVASPEIINLNGHRVAYRDAGAGEVLLLVHGLSGSSSSWAEVMPKLSSKYRVIAIDLLGHGRSDKPRGEYSPAVFARLLRDLLDALGIDTVTVVGHSLGGGVAMTFAAQHRSYCRRLVLLNSGGFGSEVSALLRMCSVPGAGFVLPLIAAGRAIWTGEAATVRESVPNRDDRRVFLRTLRSVVNLRGQAASALSCLHAFADLPTQIIGGENDRIIPVAHAHAAHHALPGSRLDIIAGAGHDPQMQQSEIVADLIDDFVTQTCEVSSLALAA
- a CDS encoding acyl carrier protein, encoding MTSDNISRFAIAQRRLRGPDRLILGWLTTQLASYLELPATSIDPMVPLAEMGVDSVHAISLVGDIEAHFDIDVDPTLIFDYPTLAHIAEFIDSAVTKQQEVVA